In the genome of Brassica oleracea var. oleracea cultivar TO1000 unplaced genomic scaffold, BOL UnpScaffold01183, whole genome shotgun sequence, the window taatcatatgatgagatgcTCCTGAATCAACTATCAATGGTTTAAACAGGTTGTGTGCAATATGAGACTGTCCTAGTGTGCTAGTAGGTTTATAAGCAATGCTTGACTGATCAGGTTCTCTAGCAATGCTACACGGTTCATATGATGCACCAAAAGAGTAACCAAGAGTACCAAGTGTGTTACCATTCTCCTTTAGCATTTTGGTGAGGGAACCAAGGTCTGATCTCCTCAGATACTCATGCTCATGAATGTTCTGATGGCTTGGTTGAGCTGTGTAAGTCATCAGAGCCTTGCTGTCTCCAAGCTCACGTACACTGCTCTCTCCAGCTTGGCCTGAGCTCCCAGCCACACTTGAACTTCCCGGCTCACTTCCAGCATACGAGACATTGGCTCTCCCATCTTTCTCTCTTGAGAACTTAGCCGGCTTCAGGTGAGGATGCAAGATCCAACAATTGTTCTTCTTGTGTCCTTGTCTCTTGCAGTGATCACAATTTCCCGTAAACTTCTTTCCATCATACTGGCTAGATCTTGCACGGTTTGCTTGCGGAACCTCAGCTTGGTTTGCAAGTGTGATCTCTCCTTTCCCTCCAAAGAGACCAATAGAACTTTCCTCCTTCTGAACTTGTGCACACACTTCTTCAAGGTCAGGTAGCATTCCAGACCTCAGGATGTGTTTGATGAGGCTGTTATAGCTCGGATTCAGCGTGAGCAGCAACCCAAACACCTTATCTTGCTCGCGTCTCTCAGCCAGCTCCTCTAGGTTGGTTGTGCCTGGCCTCAGCATCTCCAGCTCAGACCACAAGGCTCTGAACCTCCCAAGGTGCTTAGTAAACTCCATGTCCTCCTGTGTCAAGCTGTTGATAGCACGTTTCACTTCAAACACACGGCTCAAGTTTGAGATGTTACCATAAACCTTCTTTAGCGTGTCCCAAAGATCCTTTGCTGTCTCACAGTAGCTGTAAGCCTCCAGGATAGACACTTCAAGAGACTGTTGGAGTATGGACATCACCAGCTGATCATCCTGCTCCCACTTCTCTTCATCACACTGGACAACCTCCTTGTCGCCTTCATAAGTAATGAGCTTTGGGGCTCCACTCTCCGTGATGTGTCCCCATAAAACCTTACTCCCCACTGCAGTCTTCACCAAAAGAGACCACAAAAGATAGTTACCCCCCTTGAGAGTAACCGGAACCACTGCCTTGTTGCCTTCCATTTCAGACTCACTCGGATGAAAGCTAAGCGGCTAGtgtgttcttgagtgttctAGTACTCAAACCCAGATTATgatgaacctggctctgataccatataaacTTTAGAGAAtctgagtttgatataagaaaagaaagagattagAGAAGTTTTAGAGATGATTTAGAACGAGTTTAGCTAAGAGTTTAGTGTATAATCATGATTGAGAGTCTTTGAGTCTAAGAGAGTGTTTTGGTGTCAAGAACCGTCTAATCTTATTAATGATCTGAGATTACAATATATAGAGAGGCAACTAAGAGACTAGGGTTTAGGAAAATGaactattacaagagataagcttttgctttaattcaaaTGATCCAATAAGCTTCCTCCTCAAGGATAAGGTTGCTTTTGCTTTATGCCAGCCTTGGACAGGCTGTCACACGCTCCCTTCTTCCTTTTGCAACAGTCTGATCGTGTATGGATAAGCAAGGCTCCTTCTCATAACACAAAGTTACTCAAGTCACTTTGGTTCACCGTGGTCAAGTTACCTTGCCCAATCTGTACGGCCTAGTACGGCTTCTGTACGGCCTTGTCCAAGCTCATCCTAACTCCATCTACCTTAGTTACTCAAGTCATCTCTTCTCATATActgatctcatctcaacaatCTTTGCCTTTAATGGCGTTTTCATACACATACATAGCCAGGGCTCTGAAAATCTCACAcctggtgattctacactactttatgtatatAAATCCATCTTCTCACATCACGATTTTAAcacttttagtgttgtttagAGTAGTCTGAGTGTTTAGAGAAGATTAGAATAGATTTAGAAAAGATTAGAGTATGAAATGATATTATGAGTCTAATATGGAACCATTGAGATTAAAGACTAAGAGAAAGACTCAAAACTTGCTTAGTATTATTAAGAGATGTGGCTACAATATTTATAAGGGAACATAAGGGTTTACAAGAGTCGGAATAGGCACTATTGAACCGTGTGTAGTCAAAGGTGCCTTTAGGGACGGACGGTGGATAAGGCTCACATGCTTTGGCTCTTTACATCCTGTCACAACCTGGCATGATCTTCCCTTATCCTCTCAACGGTCTGATCCTTCTCCATAAGCCACTGAAGTAACTCTTCCGCAGTTACCATTTCACTTGGACAAGCTAAGGTAAGTTTTGGTTGATGCTCGGATGGTACGGAGTGCACGGCTTGTACGGCCTAGTTCGGACGTCTGTACCATGCTCTCCCTAAACTCCCTAAGCTTTATCTCCTCTTCTCTCCAACTCCTTATGTCTCCAGCTCCATATACTCagctcatctcaacactccccctcaagcttagctttgtgaaagCCTAAGCTTGGACAGCCATGAGATCTTcatcattaaaaacctcaccaaggaaaaacccattgggacaaaaccttgatgagggaaaaagagtaaagatctCATGACTAAGGGGATCAGCTACTTCTCTTCCCAAGATCAATGAGGCCCAATCTGATATGAATGGACTCCATTGGCTTTTGCCTTGCAGCCTTGGTGAATACATCAGCCAACTGATCTTCACACCGAGTATAACATGGCAAGATGACTCCTAGGAcaatcatctgcctcaccttgtggcaATAAACATCAATGTGCTTTGTCTTCTCATGGAACACCGAGTTGGAGGCTATATGAATGGCGGCTTGGTTCTCACAATG includes:
- the LOC106321044 gene encoding uncharacterized protein LOC106321044, encoding MEGNKAVVPVTLKGGNYLLWSLLVKTAVGSKVLWGHITESGAPKLITYEGDKEVVQCDEEKWEQDDQLVMSILQQSLEVSILEAYSYCETAKDLWDTLKKVYGNISNLSRVFEVKRAINSLTQEDMEFTKHLGRFRALWSELEMLRPGTTNLEELAERREQDKVFGLLLTLNPSYNSLIKHILRSGMLPDLEEVCAQVQKEESSIGLFGGKGEITLANQAEVPQANRARSSQYDGKKFTGNCDHCKRQGHKKNNCWILHPHLKPAKFSREKDGRANVSYAGSEPGSSSVAGSSGQAGESSVRELGDSKALMTYTAQPSHQNIHEHEYLRRSDLGSLTKMLKENGNTLGTLGYSFGASYEPCSIAREPDQSSIAYKPTSTLGQSHIAHNLFKPLIVDSGASHHMISDSSLIRDIEPTNGHVMIANGDKIPIRGIGKLKLFDKESKAFYMPDFTSNLLSDIESSQLIGKGVTKGDLYLLEELAPVSDYLCSFTSESMMNKNALWHARLGHPHVRALNLMLPDNGGEYTGQAFKQHLAQDGILYQTSCPYTPQQNGVAARKNRHLMEVARSMMFQANVPKRFWSDAVATSCYLINRIPTKILHDQSPFEVVNKYKPSLEHMRIFGCLCFVLRPKELRNKLEATSTRAMFVGYSTTQKGYKCYDPTTRRVLVSRDVKFIEAKGIYEEKNQEELLELTRESDRAASLRSILEGLGIHTAQDPKERRYTTNTQPTEASNLDHGGGNQYLNRLKYMLKLKVKKAQGIMIKV